The following proteins come from a genomic window of Actinacidiphila yeochonensis CN732:
- a CDS encoding glycoside hydrolase family 3 protein, with protein sequence MSSTPVPAELPVDRLPFRDPALPLRERVEDLLRRLTLDERVAMLHQYAPGVPRLGLGPFRTGTEALHGVGWLGTATVFPQAVGLGATWDEELLHEVATATATEQRAFHHHHATPPGTAPISLQAWAPVLNLLRDPRWGRNEEGYSEDPLLSGRLGDAFCRGMAGDHPVYLRTAPLLKHFLAYNNEDDRCTTSSGVRPRVLHEYDLAPFRPPLASGSATGVMAGYNLVNGRPCHVSPLIEAQVRQWARPTGHELFVVSDAEAPSNLVDPQGYFDDHAVSHAAALRAGIDSFTDHGEDSSVTVARITDALARGLLDETDVDRAVARQLELRFRLGEFDPDLDPWASVGWEVVDCAEHRALARRAATAQVVLLGNDGMLPLDGARTRRIAVVGPLADSLFEDWYSGSLPYRSTVAAGLREALAAFGGEVVTAEGVDRVELRAVSTGGLLTVPDGAAGGPLTAAAAGSAADEDASAFDVFDWGGGVLTLRAAANGRYVSLKDGDASLAADQAQPGGWEVHETFRLEPAADGALLLRSVLTGRYAAVDAAAGLVRLTAEAPEDAERWQRRVVRDGTAAAVAAASGADAAVVVLGNDPHINGRETQDREAVTLPAAQEDLLRAVAAARPRTALVVMSSYPYAVDWAEANLPAVVWTSHAGQETGNALASVLLGAAEPGGRLAQTWYRAADELPDPLDYDIISAGWTYQYHRAAPLYAFGHGLSYTEFAHTGLRLSRSRIGPDGTVEAVVTVANTGSRAGTEVVQLYTRALDARYDAPLLRLAGFARVALEPGQEREVRFTVPAERLAHWDVGTGAFAVDPGGYEVLAGPSSARTPLVARLEVTGAAPGPRAVVGRVTAAVDFDACAGVDVVDADPAGGDAVEVRGGAASLVFRRADLDGAVAIAASVSRTEPGGARLAVWAGAPGDGILLARLDVPSTGHRYAWSEVTAPLAGVPAGVHDLHLVLDGAQRLASFTVLRRP encoded by the coding sequence GTGAGCTCCACGCCTGTGCCCGCCGAACTTCCCGTGGACCGGCTGCCGTTCCGCGATCCGGCGCTGCCGTTGCGCGAGCGCGTCGAGGATCTGCTGCGGCGGCTCACCCTCGACGAGCGCGTCGCGATGCTGCACCAGTACGCGCCGGGGGTGCCGCGGCTGGGCCTCGGCCCGTTCCGGACCGGCACCGAGGCGCTGCACGGCGTGGGCTGGCTGGGTACCGCGACGGTGTTCCCGCAGGCCGTGGGGTTGGGCGCGACCTGGGACGAGGAGCTGCTGCACGAGGTGGCGACCGCCACCGCGACCGAGCAGCGGGCCTTCCACCACCACCACGCGACGCCGCCGGGCACCGCGCCGATCAGCCTCCAGGCGTGGGCGCCGGTGCTGAACCTGCTGCGCGACCCGCGCTGGGGCCGCAACGAGGAGGGCTACTCCGAGGACCCGCTGCTGTCGGGCCGGCTCGGCGACGCGTTCTGCCGCGGCATGGCGGGCGACCACCCGGTGTACCTGCGCACGGCTCCGCTGCTGAAGCACTTCCTGGCCTACAACAACGAGGACGACCGCTGCACCACCTCTTCGGGGGTCCGTCCCCGGGTGCTGCACGAGTACGACCTGGCGCCGTTCCGGCCGCCGCTGGCCTCCGGGTCGGCGACCGGTGTGATGGCCGGGTACAACCTGGTCAACGGCCGCCCCTGCCACGTCAGTCCGCTGATCGAGGCGCAGGTGCGGCAATGGGCGCGGCCGACCGGGCACGAGCTGTTCGTGGTCAGCGACGCGGAGGCGCCGTCCAACCTGGTCGACCCGCAGGGGTACTTCGACGACCACGCCGTCTCGCACGCGGCGGCGCTGCGGGCCGGTATCGACAGCTTCACCGACCACGGCGAGGACAGTTCGGTGACGGTGGCGCGGATCACCGACGCGCTGGCCCGCGGGCTGCTGGACGAGACGGACGTGGACCGGGCCGTCGCCCGCCAGCTCGAACTGCGCTTCCGGCTCGGCGAGTTCGACCCGGATCTGGACCCGTGGGCGTCGGTGGGCTGGGAGGTCGTGGACTGCGCCGAGCACCGCGCGCTGGCCCGGCGGGCCGCGACGGCGCAGGTGGTGCTGCTGGGGAACGACGGGATGCTGCCGCTGGACGGGGCGCGGACCCGGCGGATCGCGGTGGTCGGGCCGCTGGCCGACAGCCTCTTCGAGGACTGGTACAGCGGTTCGCTGCCCTACCGCTCCACGGTGGCCGCGGGCCTGCGCGAGGCGCTGGCGGCCTTCGGCGGCGAGGTCGTCACCGCGGAGGGCGTCGACCGGGTCGAGCTGCGGGCCGTGTCCACCGGCGGCCTGCTCACCGTGCCGGACGGCGCGGCCGGCGGGCCGCTCACGGCCGCGGCGGCGGGGTCGGCGGCGGACGAGGACGCCTCCGCCTTCGACGTCTTCGACTGGGGCGGCGGGGTGCTGACCCTGCGCGCCGCCGCGAACGGCCGCTACGTCAGCCTCAAGGACGGGGACGCCTCACTCGCCGCCGACCAGGCGCAGCCCGGCGGCTGGGAGGTCCACGAGACGTTCCGGCTGGAGCCGGCGGCGGACGGGGCGCTGCTGCTGCGCTCCGTCCTGACCGGCCGGTACGCGGCCGTGGACGCCGCCGCCGGCCTGGTGCGGCTGACCGCCGAAGCCCCCGAGGACGCCGAGCGGTGGCAGCGGCGGGTGGTGCGCGACGGCACCGCGGCGGCGGTGGCCGCCGCGTCCGGCGCCGACGCGGCCGTGGTCGTCCTCGGCAACGACCCGCACATCAACGGCCGCGAGACGCAGGACCGCGAGGCCGTCACGCTGCCCGCCGCCCAGGAGGACCTGCTGCGGGCCGTCGCCGCGGCCCGGCCGCGCACCGCGCTGGTGGTGATGAGCAGCTACCCGTACGCGGTGGACTGGGCGGAGGCGAACCTGCCCGCGGTGGTGTGGACCTCGCACGCCGGCCAGGAGACGGGCAACGCGCTGGCCTCGGTGCTGCTCGGCGCGGCCGAGCCCGGCGGCCGGCTGGCCCAGACCTGGTACCGGGCCGCCGACGAGCTGCCCGATCCGCTGGACTACGACATCATCTCCGCCGGCTGGACCTATCAGTACCACCGGGCGGCGCCGCTCTACGCCTTCGGGCACGGTCTGTCGTACACGGAGTTCGCCCACACCGGGCTGCGGCTGTCGCGGTCGCGGATCGGGCCGGACGGCACGGTGGAGGCCGTGGTGACGGTGGCCAACACCGGGTCGCGGGCCGGCACCGAGGTGGTGCAGCTCTACACCCGCGCGTTGGACGCCCGCTACGACGCGCCGCTGCTGAGGCTGGCCGGCTTCGCGAGGGTGGCGCTGGAGCCCGGTCAGGAGCGGGAGGTGCGTTTCACCGTGCCGGCGGAGAGGCTGGCCCACTGGGACGTCGGGACGGGGGCGTTCGCCGTCGACCCGGGCGGCTACGAGGTGCTGGCCGGCCCGAGTTCGGCGCGCACCCCGCTCGTGGCGCGGCTGGAGGTCACCGGGGCGGCGCCGGGGCCGCGCGCGGTCGTGGGGCGGGTCACGGCGGCAGTGGACTTCGACGCCTGCGCGGGCGTCGACGTGGTGGACGCCGATCCGGCCGGCGGTGACGCGGTCGAGGTCCGGGGCGGGGCGGCGTCGCTGGTCTTCCGCCGGGCGGACCTGGACGGCGCGGTGGCGATCGCCGCGTCGGTGTCGCGCACCGAACCGGGCGGGGCGCGGCTCGCGGTGTGGGCCGGCGCGCCCGGCGACGGCATCCTGCTGGCCCGGCTGGACGTGCCGTCGACGGGCCACCGCTACGCCTGGTCGGAGGTGACGGCGCCGCTGGCCGGGGTGCCGGCCGGAGTGCACGACCTGCACCTGGTCCTCGACGGGGCGCAGCGGCTCGCCTCGTTCACGGTTCTCCGGCGGCCCTGA
- a CDS encoding ABC transporter ATP-binding protein, translating to MTALLEVEDLRVAYGKIEAVKGISFTVEAGQIVTLVGTNGAGKTTTLRTLSGLLRPVGGRIVFDGKPLTRVPAHRIVSLGLAHSPEGRHIFPRLTIEQNLQLGAYLRKDAAGIAKDIQRAYDLFPILGERRRQAAGTLSGGEQQMLAMGRALMSQPKLLMLDEPSMGLSPIMMRKIMETISELKEQGTTILLVEQNAQAALSLADQAHVMEIGTIRLSGTGQDLLHDEGVRKTYLGED from the coding sequence ATGACCGCACTGCTCGAAGTCGAGGACCTCCGGGTCGCCTACGGCAAGATCGAGGCCGTCAAGGGCATCTCGTTCACCGTGGAGGCGGGCCAGATCGTCACCCTGGTCGGCACCAACGGCGCCGGCAAGACCACCACCCTGCGCACCCTGTCCGGGCTGCTGCGGCCGGTGGGCGGCCGGATCGTCTTCGACGGCAAACCGCTCACCCGGGTCCCGGCGCACAGGATCGTGTCGCTGGGCCTGGCGCACTCCCCGGAGGGGCGGCACATCTTCCCCCGGCTCACCATCGAGCAGAACCTCCAACTGGGGGCCTACCTGCGCAAGGACGCCGCGGGCATCGCCAAGGACATCCAGCGGGCCTACGACCTCTTCCCGATCCTGGGGGAGCGGCGCAGGCAGGCCGCGGGCACGCTGTCCGGCGGTGAGCAGCAGATGCTCGCCATGGGCCGCGCGCTGATGTCGCAGCCCAAGCTGCTGATGCTCGACGAGCCCTCCATGGGCCTGTCACCGATCATGATGCGGAAGATCATGGAGACCATCAGCGAGCTGAAGGAGCAGGGCACCACCATCCTGCTGGTCGAGCAGAACGCGCAGGCCGCGCTCTCCCTCGCCGACCAGGCCCACGTCATGGAGATCGGCACCATCAGGCTCTCCGGGACCGGCCAGGACCTCCTGCACGACGAAGGTGTCCGCAAGACCTACCTCGGCGAGGACTGA
- a CDS encoding ABC transporter ATP-binding protein, whose product MTTTTTSTAPAASAGAGEPLLQARGVVMRFGGLTAVRDVDLTVNTGEIVGLIGPNGAGKTTFFNCLTGLYVPTEGSVSYRGTVLPPKPHLVTKAGIARTFQNIRLFSNMTVLENVLVGRHTRTREGLLSALVRGPRYHRAEARSRERAMELLAFTGLAGKAEHLARNLPYGEQRKLEIARAMASEPGLLLLDEPTAGMNPQETRATEELVFAIRDQGIAVLVIEHDMRFIFNLSDRVAVLVQGQKLVEGTSEVVRGDDRVIAAYLGEPVEAGPAGGEPPATAPTPEPTSEPDAEPERTPEPETDAAPESDADADAESAGGPAGSTTDGATDTTGTDGTDSARGQENDR is encoded by the coding sequence ATGACCACGACCACCACCAGCACGGCCCCGGCCGCGTCCGCCGGGGCCGGCGAGCCCCTGCTCCAGGCCCGCGGCGTCGTCATGCGGTTCGGCGGCCTCACCGCCGTCCGCGACGTCGACCTCACCGTCAACACCGGCGAGATCGTCGGCCTGATCGGCCCCAACGGCGCCGGCAAGACCACCTTCTTCAACTGCCTGACCGGGCTGTACGTCCCCACCGAGGGATCGGTCAGCTACCGCGGCACGGTGCTGCCGCCCAAGCCGCACCTGGTCACCAAGGCCGGCATCGCCCGCACCTTCCAGAACATCCGGCTGTTCTCCAACATGACGGTGCTGGAGAACGTCCTCGTCGGCCGGCACACCCGCACCCGCGAAGGGCTGCTCTCCGCCCTGGTGCGCGGCCCGCGCTACCACCGGGCGGAGGCCCGCTCCCGGGAACGGGCCATGGAGCTGCTGGCGTTCACCGGCCTCGCCGGCAAGGCCGAGCACCTGGCGCGCAACCTGCCCTACGGCGAGCAGCGCAAGCTGGAGATCGCCCGGGCCATGGCCAGCGAACCCGGCCTGCTGCTGCTCGACGAGCCGACCGCCGGCATGAACCCGCAGGAGACCCGGGCCACCGAGGAACTGGTCTTCGCCATCCGCGACCAGGGCATAGCCGTCCTCGTCATCGAGCACGACATGCGCTTCATCTTCAACCTGTCCGACCGGGTGGCCGTCCTGGTGCAGGGCCAGAAGCTCGTCGAGGGGACCTCGGAGGTGGTGCGGGGGGACGACCGCGTCATCGCCGCCTACCTCGGCGAACCCGTCGAGGCGGGCCCGGCCGGGGGAGAGCCCCCCGCGACGGCGCCCACCCCCGAGCCCACTTCCGAGCCCGACGCCGAGCCCGAGCGCACTCCCGAGCCCGAAACCGACGCCGCGCCCGAGTCCGACGCCGACGCCGACGCCGAGTCCGCGGGCGGGCCCGCCGGGAGCACCACCGACGGCGCCACGGACACCACCGGCACCGACGGCACCGACAGCGCCCGCGGGCAGGAGAACGACCGATGA
- a CDS encoding branched-chain amino acid ABC transporter permease, translating to MTDIPTTPLTAGPALGTTDPSAPRKDSFVTLPPLAARVLTLLGVAGTVASTLMSWTYTDAFPGDLTVYGYPGGLQVLTLVGALLTGLLALGCFGVRGLRWLVPNRSANPVMLLAAGTFGTTWYTVLAIAKELGGLANLDPGGFVAAVASLLLLVGTLALPLDRHPLEDPEAEYYELGRFSENGAARGGYRTLRQARLRHGALPVPDPRGLPAALQYLVIAVVAAAGLKVLTYGLATGYTEIFVGYLILVAFALWAFAAAGLTRQFSQLTADHRPFAMTVGVIAAIAYPFAQNNEHFANLGVNILIFGTVALGLNIVVGLTGLLDLGYVAFLGVGAYAAALVSGSPYSIWSGTQFPFWAAALVGMGASLVFGVLIGAPTLRLRGDYLAIVTLGFGEIFRIAVNNLDGVSGPKVTGGPNGIAQIPDLSIFGYNLGDSHDVGSFTLGRFANYYLLMLVITIIVVTVFTRAADSRIGRSWIAIREDETAATAMGINGFRVKLVAFALGAALAGLAGTVSAHVTYSVVPSPYQFSGAAPPNSAFLLAAVVLGGMGTVSGPVLGAALLYLVPEKLAFLQRYELLAFGVTLVLIMRFRPEGLIPNRRRQLEFHSKDAADAPAAGAVPAPRPAGGDGVAATGQAGA from the coding sequence ATGACCGACATCCCCACCACGCCGCTGACCGCCGGACCCGCCCTGGGCACCACCGACCCGTCCGCGCCCCGCAAGGACTCCTTCGTCACCCTGCCGCCGCTCGCCGCCCGGGTGCTCACCCTCCTCGGCGTCGCCGGCACCGTCGCGTCCACCCTCATGTCGTGGACGTACACCGACGCCTTCCCCGGCGACCTGACCGTCTACGGCTACCCCGGCGGCCTCCAGGTCCTCACCCTGGTCGGCGCCCTCCTCACCGGCCTGCTCGCGCTGGGCTGCTTCGGCGTCAGGGGCCTGCGCTGGCTGGTGCCCAACCGGTCCGCCAACCCCGTGATGCTGCTGGCGGCCGGCACCTTCGGCACCACCTGGTACACCGTGCTGGCCATCGCCAAGGAGCTCGGCGGCCTGGCCAACCTCGACCCGGGCGGCTTCGTCGCCGCCGTCGCCTCCCTGCTGCTGCTCGTCGGCACCCTCGCGCTGCCGCTGGACCGCCACCCGCTGGAGGACCCCGAGGCCGAGTACTACGAACTCGGCCGGTTCAGCGAGAACGGCGCCGCCCGCGGCGGCTACCGGACGCTGCGCCAGGCCCGGCTGCGGCACGGCGCGCTGCCGGTGCCCGACCCGCGCGGGCTGCCCGCCGCACTGCAGTACCTGGTGATCGCCGTCGTCGCCGCGGCCGGCCTGAAGGTCCTCACCTACGGCCTGGCCACCGGCTACACCGAGATCTTCGTCGGCTACCTCATCCTCGTCGCCTTCGCCCTGTGGGCGTTCGCCGCGGCCGGCCTGACCCGGCAGTTCTCCCAGCTCACGGCCGACCACCGGCCGTTCGCGATGACGGTGGGCGTCATCGCGGCCATCGCCTACCCCTTCGCGCAGAACAACGAGCACTTCGCGAACCTGGGCGTCAACATCCTCATCTTCGGCACCGTCGCCCTCGGCCTGAACATCGTCGTCGGCCTCACCGGCCTGCTCGACCTCGGCTACGTCGCCTTCCTCGGCGTCGGCGCCTACGCGGCCGCCCTCGTGTCCGGCTCGCCGTACTCCATATGGTCCGGCACCCAGTTCCCGTTCTGGGCCGCCGCGCTGGTCGGCATGGGCGCCTCGCTGGTCTTCGGCGTCCTCATCGGCGCCCCCACGCTGCGGCTGCGCGGCGACTACCTGGCCATCGTCACCCTCGGCTTCGGTGAGATCTTCCGCATCGCCGTCAACAACCTCGACGGTGTCTCCGGCCCGAAGGTCACCGGCGGCCCCAACGGCATCGCGCAGATCCCCGACCTGTCGATCTTCGGCTACAACCTCGGCGACTCGCACGACGTCGGCTCCTTCACCCTGGGCCGGTTCGCCAACTACTACCTGCTGATGCTCGTCATCACCATCATCGTGGTGACGGTCTTCACCCGGGCCGCCGACTCCCGCATCGGCCGGTCCTGGATCGCCATCCGCGAGGACGAGACGGCCGCCACCGCCATGGGCATCAACGGCTTCCGCGTCAAGCTGGTCGCCTTTGCCCTCGGCGCCGCCCTGGCCGGCCTGGCCGGCACCGTCAGCGCCCACGTCACCTACAGCGTGGTGCCCAGCCCCTACCAGTTCTCCGGCGCCGCGCCGCCGAACTCCGCGTTCCTGCTGGCCGCCGTCGTACTGGGCGGCATGGGCACGGTCAGCGGCCCGGTGCTGGGCGCCGCCCTGCTGTACCTGGTGCCGGAGAAGCTCGCCTTCCTCCAGCGCTACGAACTCCTCGCCTTCGGCGTCACCCTGGTGCTGATCATGCGCTTCCGGCCCGAGGGGCTCATCCCCAACCGCCGCCGCCAGCTGGAGTTCCACTCCAAGGACGCCGCCGACGCCCCGGCTGCCGGGGCCGTACCCGCGCCACGTCCGGCAGGCGGGGACGGCGTCGCCGCCACCGGCCAGGCAGGGGCGTGA
- a CDS encoding branched-chain amino acid ABC transporter permease → MHTLPQQLANGLFLGSMYGLIAIGYTMVYGIVQLINFAHGEIFMTGAFGALAVWTNLPHGTSIWVGLPLMLVGGALVSVLIAVGAERFAYRPLRNAPRLAPLITAIGISLTLQQIVFVAYPGADSAKNFPQLGTHPYHVGSVDIQPNDIFLVVAAVVCMVGLAFFVRTSRTGRAMQATAQDPDTAQLMGIDTNRIIVVAFAIGGLFAAVAGVASGLKYGQVSYNMGFQAGLKAFTAAVLGGIGNIYGAMLGGLVLGVAESCASAYISNIPGMEQLGGQGWSNVWAFVLLIVVLLVRPQGLLGERVADRA, encoded by the coding sequence GTGCACACCCTGCCGCAACAGCTGGCCAACGGGCTGTTCCTCGGCTCGATGTACGGGCTCATCGCCATCGGCTACACGATGGTGTACGGCATCGTCCAGCTCATCAACTTCGCCCATGGCGAGATCTTCATGACCGGCGCGTTCGGCGCGCTCGCCGTCTGGACCAACCTCCCGCACGGCACGTCCATATGGGTCGGCCTGCCCCTGATGCTGGTCGGCGGCGCGCTCGTCTCCGTCCTCATCGCCGTCGGCGCCGAGCGCTTCGCCTACCGGCCGTTGCGCAACGCCCCGCGGCTGGCCCCGCTGATCACCGCGATCGGCATCTCGCTGACCCTCCAGCAGATCGTCTTCGTGGCGTACCCGGGCGCCGACAGCGCCAAGAACTTCCCGCAGCTGGGCACCCACCCGTACCACGTCGGCTCCGTCGACATCCAGCCCAACGACATCTTCCTCGTCGTCGCCGCCGTCGTGTGCATGGTCGGCCTGGCCTTCTTCGTCCGCACCAGCCGCACCGGCCGCGCCATGCAGGCCACCGCGCAGGACCCGGACACCGCGCAGCTGATGGGCATCGACACCAACCGCATCATCGTCGTCGCCTTCGCCATCGGCGGCCTGTTCGCCGCCGTCGCCGGCGTCGCCTCCGGCCTCAAGTACGGCCAGGTCAGCTACAACATGGGCTTCCAGGCCGGCCTCAAGGCGTTCACCGCCGCCGTCCTCGGCGGCATCGGCAACATCTACGGCGCCATGCTCGGCGGCCTCGTCCTCGGCGTCGCCGAATCCTGCGCGTCCGCGTACATCTCCAATATCCCCGGCATGGAGCAGCTCGGCGGCCAGGGATGGTCCAACGTGTGGGCGTTCGTGCTCCTCATCGTCGTGCTGCTGGTCCGGCCCCAGGGCCTGCTCGGCGAGCGCGTCGCGGACAGGGCGTGA
- a CDS encoding branched-chain amino acid ABC transporter substrate-binding protein, whose translation MRHRSLLLLTTAVTAGALTLSACGSRSDDSKKSDGGSSGGGNITLTIGVDAPLTGENSATGLGLEYGTKIAVDDANAKKLVPGVTFKVEALDDKTLPATGQQNATQLVQDDNVIGAIGPLNSNVATSMQQVFANANLVEISPANTNPALTQGSDWASGKKVRPFKTYFRTATTDANQGGFAADYAFNTLKKATAFVVDDKQSYGAGLAGVFKQRYAQLGGKVVGTDHVNTADTDFSTLVTKIKNSHADMVYYGGQYDEAELITKQLKAAGDHIPLMGGDGVFSDTYIKVAGAASEGDLVTSVGQPVATLPAAQNFIKEYKEKGYPGDYGTYGGYSYDAATAIINAVKTVMDGNGGKLPAMADARAKLVDAVQKADFDGIAGHVSFDQYGDTTNKQLTVYQVKGGKWTAVKSGLYQG comes from the coding sequence GTGCGACACCGTTCCTTGCTACTGCTGACCACTGCCGTCACCGCAGGAGCCCTCACCCTGAGCGCCTGCGGCTCGCGCAGCGACGACAGCAAGAAGAGCGACGGAGGAAGCAGCGGCGGAGGCAACATCACGCTCACCATCGGCGTCGACGCCCCACTGACCGGTGAGAACTCCGCCACCGGCCTCGGCCTGGAGTACGGCACGAAGATCGCGGTCGACGACGCGAACGCCAAGAAGCTCGTCCCCGGCGTCACCTTCAAGGTGGAGGCCCTCGACGACAAGACGCTGCCGGCCACCGGCCAGCAGAACGCCACCCAGCTCGTCCAGGACGACAACGTCATCGGCGCGATCGGCCCGCTGAACTCCAACGTCGCCACCTCGATGCAGCAGGTGTTCGCCAACGCCAACCTGGTCGAGATCTCCCCGGCCAACACCAACCCGGCCCTGACCCAGGGCAGCGACTGGGCCAGCGGCAAGAAGGTCCGCCCCTTCAAGACCTACTTCCGCACCGCCACCACCGACGCCAACCAGGGCGGCTTCGCGGCGGACTACGCCTTCAACACGCTGAAGAAGGCGACCGCGTTCGTCGTCGACGACAAGCAGTCGTACGGCGCCGGCCTCGCGGGCGTCTTCAAGCAGCGCTACGCCCAGCTCGGCGGCAAGGTCGTCGGCACCGACCACGTCAACACCGCCGACACCGACTTCTCGACCCTGGTCACCAAGATCAAGAACTCGCACGCCGACATGGTGTACTACGGCGGCCAGTACGACGAGGCGGAGCTGATCACCAAGCAGCTCAAGGCGGCCGGCGACCACATCCCGCTGATGGGCGGCGACGGCGTCTTCTCCGACACCTACATCAAGGTGGCCGGCGCCGCGTCCGAGGGCGACCTCGTCACCTCCGTCGGCCAGCCCGTCGCCACCCTCCCCGCGGCCCAGAACTTCATCAAGGAGTACAAGGAGAAGGGCTACCCGGGCGACTACGGCACCTACGGCGGCTACTCCTACGACGCCGCCACCGCCATCATCAACGCCGTCAAGACGGTCATGGACGGCAACGGCGGCAAGCTGCCGGCCATGGCCGACGCCCGCGCCAAGCTCGTCGACGCCGTCCAGAAGGCCGACTTCGACGGCATCGCCGGCCATGTCTCGTTCGACCAGTACGGGGACACCACCAACAAGCAGCTGACGGTGTACCAGGTCAAGGGCGGCAAGTGGACGGCCGTGAAGAGCGGCCTCTACCAGGGCTGA